The Pseudomonas kermanshahensis genome includes a window with the following:
- a CDS encoding M48 family metallopeptidase, whose product MSDQTLTVDDLQLTLRRSARRKTLQITVERDGALILSAPPQVEEQALRQFVAEKSFWIYSRLAEKERLQRAIPTKEYVDGEGFLYLGRSYRLKLVDEQDVPLKLSAGRFRLLRSELPHAREHFIRWYSEHARSWLALRVRNHQDRMDLTPSGVRVQDLGYRWGSCGKGAQLYFHWKTILLPKPIAEYVVVHEMVHLQEPHHTPEFWLRLERIMPDYAQRKTWLAEHGIEVEGV is encoded by the coding sequence ATGAGCGATCAAACCCTCACCGTAGACGATCTGCAACTGACGCTACGCCGCAGCGCGCGGCGTAAGACACTACAGATCACCGTCGAGCGTGACGGCGCACTTATTCTGTCTGCCCCGCCACAGGTTGAAGAGCAAGCGCTACGGCAATTCGTAGCGGAAAAAAGCTTCTGGATTTACTCGCGTCTTGCCGAAAAGGAACGGCTGCAGCGCGCCATCCCTACCAAGGAATACGTCGACGGAGAGGGGTTTCTATACTTGGGGCGAAGCTATCGCCTCAAATTGGTTGATGAGCAAGATGTGCCGCTGAAACTTTCTGCCGGTCGCTTCCGCCTACTGCGTAGCGAACTGCCACACGCTCGCGAACACTTTATCCGCTGGTACAGCGAACATGCCCGCAGTTGGCTGGCCTTGCGCGTCAGGAACCACCAAGACCGTATGGACCTGACTCCAAGCGGTGTGCGTGTTCAGGACTTGGGCTATCGCTGGGGCTCCTGTGGCAAGGGTGCACAGCTCTACTTCCATTGGAAGACCATTCTACTGCCCAAGCCTATTGCAGAATATGTGGTGGTGCATGAGATGGTGCACCTGCAAGAGCCACATCACACCCCAGAATTTTGGCTCCGTCTGGAGCGCATCATGCCTGACTATGCACAGCGCAAGACATGGTTGGCAGAACATGGGATCGAAGTCGAAGGGGTCTGA